A stretch of Caenorhabditis elegans chromosome IV DNA encodes these proteins:
- the ivph-3 gene encoding Inappropriate Vulval cell Proliferation Homolog (Confirmed by transcript evidence;~Product from WormBase gene class ivph): MNERKAPIFVETVKMEEEKFQDDSAEDEPPPNLAPAPPIPRFAAVPVFPRSRIPSTYPYRRVEPFEHTSEHGYSSVERYNEEVATRFLLGNGLPLTSIEDHDLRTFLTTLNPSRSLPEPSNMTTKAYGEYRPSLSYQKSIGPLNVTIEAIRKNDEIFLSISVHYYDSLGERHNTVHFEKIILADYEGKVVADRLRRVIDANKSMNFGISNILSPNLRMLTLVAENMPFKNRFICFFSYLSNIAREVIQIPEFLSSLKLLREYVGALRKHPEVYTKFRKMLIESKITTDIPALDVESDWLSTLQFLSTCGLLNETFSNLHENWCMPKYLDAVQENSMAFLLDFLLVLCNVATQICSEDSSVSQVLYSMSIVNNAIENCGIVEAREKMRSTFSKYYSSISNGKIGDFYSISALLDPRYGYSPMIFSEEDWENVEGKLLKEMSTTHQKNLIVRKELQRYRELLVNRPLFDESNTPGMWWNDLQEELQFMYKKWFEYSGLPAVSIDGKRFFAKGGKLAHLFATLDEELHFKAMLLAQSSQDFVGRGSASILIFNQITDGASTFRRLENEDSVKMEVDANVEETEILEDVKLELVEQPAPEIVLQEIKAEEPDDFTA; the protein is encoded by the exons aTGAATGAACGAAAAGCgccaatttttgtggaaactgtcaaaatggaagaagaaaaatttcaagacgATTCGgcagag GATGAACCACCTCCGAACCTTGCCCCAGCTCCTCCGATTCCACGTTTTGCAGCGGTTCCCGTGTTTCCTCGTTCTAGAATTCCAAGTACATATCCATATCGAAGAGTTGAGCC attcgaGCATACTTCAGAACACGGATATTCATCAGTTGAACGATATAATGAAGAAGTTGCAACTCGATTTCTACTTGGAAATGGACTTCCACTAACTTCAATTGAAGATCATGATTTGAGAACATTTCTGACAACTTTAAATCCAAGTAGATCACTTCCAGAGCCAAGTAATATGACTACAAAAGCATATGGAGAATATAGA cCGTCACTGtcatatcaaaaatcaattggaCCACTAAATGTGACTATTGAGGCGATTCGGAAAAACGATGAAATTTTCCTTTCTATTTCCGTTCATTATTACGATTCACTTGGAGAACGGCATAATACTGTTCATTTTGAGAAGATTATTCTGGCAGA ttatgAAGGAAAAGTGGTGGCAGATCGATTGCGACGGGTTATTGATGCGAATAAATCgatgaattttggaatttcgaatATTCTTTCTCCAAATCTTCGAATGTTGACTTTAGTAGCTGAAAATATGCCTTTTAAGAATAG ATTCATCTGCTTCTTCTCATATCTCAGCAACATTGCCCGTGAAGTCATTCAAATTCCAGAATTCTTGAGCTCTCTGAAATTGCTCAGAGAATACGTTGGAGCTCTTCGCAAGCATCCAGAAGTTTACACAAAGTTCAGAAA aatgctAATAGAATCAAAAATCACCACGGATATTCCTGCTCTTGACGTTGAATCCGATTGGCTTTCAACTCTTCAATTCCTCTCAACATGTGGTCTTTTAAATGAGACTTTTTCAAATCTACACGAAAATTGGTGTATGCCAAAGTATTTGGATGCTGTTCAAGAGAATTCGATGGCTTTTCTCTTAGATTTCTTGTTGGTGCTCTGCAACGTGGCAACTCAAATCTGCTCGGAGGATAGTTCAGTGTCACAAGTGCTATATTCAATGTCAATTGTGAATAATGCAATTGAAAACTGTGGAATTGTGGAGGCGAGAGAGAAAATGCGATCTACGTTCAGCAAATATTATTCATCGATTTCaaacggaaaaattggagatttttattcaatttctgcACTTTTAGATCCCAGATATGGCTATTCACCAATGATTTTCTCAGAAGAAGATTGGGAAAATGTTGAAGGAAAGCTATTAAAAGAGATGAGTACAACACATCAAAAGAATCTTATTGTTCGAAAAGAATTACAACGATACAGAGAACTTTTAGTTAATCGGCCATTATTTGATGAATCAAATACTCCAGGAATGTGGTGGAATGATTTACAAGAAGAATTACAATTTATGTATAAAAAATGGTTTGAATATTCCGGACTTCCAGCTGTATCGATTGatggaaaacgattttttgcaaaagggGGAAAACTGGCTCATTTGTTTGCTACACTTGATGAGGAATTGCATTTTAAGGCAATGCTTTTGGCACAGAGTTCTCAGGATTTTGT TGGACGCGGAAGTGCAAGTATTctgattttcaatcaaataacCGACGGAGCAAGTACATTCAGACGGCTTGAAAATGAAGATTCAGTTAAAATGGAAGTTGACGCCAATGTTGAAGAGACGGAAATACTGGAGGATGTTAAACTAGA aCTCGTCGAGCAACCGGCTCCTGAAATCGTACTCCAAGAGATAAAAGCAGAGGAACCCGACGATTTCACGGCATAA
- the ivph-3 gene encoding Inappropriate Vulval cell Proliferation Homolog (Confirmed by transcript evidence;~Product from WormBase gene class ivph), translated as MEVDANVEETEILEDVKLELVEQPAPEIVLQEIKAEEPDDFTA; from the exons ATGGAAGTTGACGCCAATGTTGAAGAGACGGAAATACTGGAGGATGTTAAACTAGA aCTCGTCGAGCAACCGGCTCCTGAAATCGTACTCCAAGAGATAAAAGCAGAGGAACCCGACGATTTCACGGCATAA
- the Y67D8C.6 gene encoding YTH domain-containing protein (Partially confirmed by transcript evidence): MPRNSPPSRSVSSLSSLSTFRSPVSSTSGYLSDYSGGSIFLEDDEEVEVMARVDEEDVMVVMAPDAVEELDDPVPESTSEEAAGPSASMSLKRSAEDLPDGEPSTKRPISSTMEGSDRRFSIVNATIQSITDPTHLELKMILKTIGVEDLESAEYLAMPFKSQTQGKLVVFCVSSDASAAVISSKIEEANWMSLFGLKPPSFGGFARSWTRHLDYAEAEIYPHLFYNFEINYLIIFKLTSFIYKNVTIVSIILLECSAFILFFV; this comes from the exons ATGCCGCGGAACTCGCCGCCCAGTCGTAGCGTGAGCTCCCTAAGCTCACTCTCGACATTCCGATCGCCGGTGAGCTCGACGTCCGGCTACTTGTCCGACTACTCCGGCGGCTCCATATTCCTGGAAGACGATGAAGAAGTTGAGGTGATGGCGCGCGTTGACGAGGAGGATGTGATGGTGGTGATGGCGCCCGATGCTGTCGAAGAACTCGATGATCCGGTGCCAGAGTCGACGAGTGAGGAAGCTGCTGGGCCGTCGGCGAGCATGTCGTTGAAGCGATCCGCCGAGGATCTTCCAGACGGCGAGCCCAGCACCAAGCGACCCATCTCCTCGACGATGGAAGGTTCCGATCGCCGCTTTTCCATCGTGAACGCCACAATTCAGAGCATCACGGATCCAACGcatttggaattaaaaatgatATTGAAGACGATTgg AGTCGAAGATCTGGAATCAGCAGAGTACCTCGCAATGCCGTTCAAATCACAAACGCAAGGCAAATTGGTGGTTTTTTGCGTCTCCAGTGATGCCTCGGCGGCGGTGATCTcttcgaaaattgaagaagCCAACTGGATGAGCCTATTCGGCCTCAAACCCCCTTCCTTTGGTGGATTCGCAAGGAGTTGGACGCGTCACCTTGATTACGCGGAAGCGGAAATTTATCCGcatttgttttataattttgaaattaattatttaattatttttaaattgacaaGTTTTATCTATAAAAATGTTACCATTGTTTCCATCATTTTGCTCGAATGCAGTGCTTTTATTCTTTTCTTCGTCTGA
- the ivph-3 gene encoding Inappropriate Vulval cell Proliferation Homolog (Confirmed by transcript evidence;~Product from WormBase gene class ivph) translates to MGNKRSNIRNLVLAHAARKALRLNSQTDASTTADEPSTSGTTGIVEKKETMNERKAPIFVETVKMEEEKFQDDSAEDEPPPNLAPAPPIPRFAAVPVFPRSRIPSTYPYRRVEPFEHTSEHGYSSVERYNEEVATRFLLGNGLPLTSIEDHDLRTFLTTLNPSRSLPEPSNMTTKAYGEYRPSLSYQKSIGPLNVTIEAIRKNDEIFLSISVHYYDSLGERHNTVHFEKIILADYEGKVVADRLRRVIDANKSMNFGISNILSPNLRMLTLVAENMPFKNRFICFFSYLSNIAREVIQIPEFLSSLKLLREYVGALRKHPEVYTKFRKMLIESKITTDIPALDVESDWLSTLQFLSTCGLLNETFSNLHENWCMPKYLDAVQENSMAFLLDFLLVLCNVATQICSEDSSVSQVLYSMSIVNNAIENCGIVEAREKMRSTFSKYYSSISNGKIGDFYSISALLDPRYGYSPMIFSEEDWENVEGKLLKEMSTTHQKNLIVRKELQRYRELLVNRPLFDESNTPGMWWNDLQEELQFMYKKWFEYSGLPAVSIDGKRFFAKGGKLAHLFATLDEELHFKAMLLAQSSQDFVGRGSASILIFNQITDGASTFRRLENEDSVKMEVDANVEETEILEDVKLELVEQPAPEIVLQEIKAEEPDDFTA, encoded by the exons ATGGGCAACAAAAGGTCGAATATAAGGAATCTGGTCTTAGCACATGCTGCCCGTAAAGCGCTACGCTTAAATTCGCAAACCGACGCTTCAACAACTGCCGATGAACCTTCTACTAGTGGAACCACCGGAATAGTCGAGAAAAAG gaaaccaTGAATGAACGAAAAGCgccaatttttgtggaaactgtcaaaatggaagaagaaaaatttcaagacgATTCGgcagag GATGAACCACCTCCGAACCTTGCCCCAGCTCCTCCGATTCCACGTTTTGCAGCGGTTCCCGTGTTTCCTCGTTCTAGAATTCCAAGTACATATCCATATCGAAGAGTTGAGCC attcgaGCATACTTCAGAACACGGATATTCATCAGTTGAACGATATAATGAAGAAGTTGCAACTCGATTTCTACTTGGAAATGGACTTCCACTAACTTCAATTGAAGATCATGATTTGAGAACATTTCTGACAACTTTAAATCCAAGTAGATCACTTCCAGAGCCAAGTAATATGACTACAAAAGCATATGGAGAATATAGA cCGTCACTGtcatatcaaaaatcaattggaCCACTAAATGTGACTATTGAGGCGATTCGGAAAAACGATGAAATTTTCCTTTCTATTTCCGTTCATTATTACGATTCACTTGGAGAACGGCATAATACTGTTCATTTTGAGAAGATTATTCTGGCAGA ttatgAAGGAAAAGTGGTGGCAGATCGATTGCGACGGGTTATTGATGCGAATAAATCgatgaattttggaatttcgaatATTCTTTCTCCAAATCTTCGAATGTTGACTTTAGTAGCTGAAAATATGCCTTTTAAGAATAG ATTCATCTGCTTCTTCTCATATCTCAGCAACATTGCCCGTGAAGTCATTCAAATTCCAGAATTCTTGAGCTCTCTGAAATTGCTCAGAGAATACGTTGGAGCTCTTCGCAAGCATCCAGAAGTTTACACAAAGTTCAGAAA aatgctAATAGAATCAAAAATCACCACGGATATTCCTGCTCTTGACGTTGAATCCGATTGGCTTTCAACTCTTCAATTCCTCTCAACATGTGGTCTTTTAAATGAGACTTTTTCAAATCTACACGAAAATTGGTGTATGCCAAAGTATTTGGATGCTGTTCAAGAGAATTCGATGGCTTTTCTCTTAGATTTCTTGTTGGTGCTCTGCAACGTGGCAACTCAAATCTGCTCGGAGGATAGTTCAGTGTCACAAGTGCTATATTCAATGTCAATTGTGAATAATGCAATTGAAAACTGTGGAATTGTGGAGGCGAGAGAGAAAATGCGATCTACGTTCAGCAAATATTATTCATCGATTTCaaacggaaaaattggagatttttattcaatttctgcACTTTTAGATCCCAGATATGGCTATTCACCAATGATTTTCTCAGAAGAAGATTGGGAAAATGTTGAAGGAAAGCTATTAAAAGAGATGAGTACAACACATCAAAAGAATCTTATTGTTCGAAAAGAATTACAACGATACAGAGAACTTTTAGTTAATCGGCCATTATTTGATGAATCAAATACTCCAGGAATGTGGTGGAATGATTTACAAGAAGAATTACAATTTATGTATAAAAAATGGTTTGAATATTCCGGACTTCCAGCTGTATCGATTGatggaaaacgattttttgcaaaagggGGAAAACTGGCTCATTTGTTTGCTACACTTGATGAGGAATTGCATTTTAAGGCAATGCTTTTGGCACAGAGTTCTCAGGATTTTGT TGGACGCGGAAGTGCAAGTATTctgattttcaatcaaataacCGACGGAGCAAGTACATTCAGACGGCTTGAAAATGAAGATTCAGTTAAAATGGAAGTTGACGCCAATGTTGAAGAGACGGAAATACTGGAGGATGTTAAACTAGA aCTCGTCGAGCAACCGGCTCCTGAAATCGTACTCCAAGAGATAAAAGCAGAGGAACCCGACGATTTCACGGCATAA
- the spig-14 gene encoding Glycine-rich protein (Confirmed by transcript evidence), producing MQYYSCLSMFLLIAAVSAIPGQEKYVAPSPNNSTRLLRETSEDALAEKQGSEEDVGPLGEVQLDVEEEDIGDAAQPKMRVRRGYSQGGGQKKSKYGGGQSGGNKYGGGGGGSKYGGGQQQQPQQQQGGYGQQQQQQPSKYGGGGQEQQQGGGSSGGNY from the exons ATGCAATACTATTCATGTCTTTCTATGTTTCTTCTGATAGCCGCTGTATCGGCTATTCCGGGCCAAGAGAAATACGTTGCACCGTCGCCAAATAACTCTACAAGGCTCCTTCGTGAAACTTCAGAGGATGCTCTGGCGGAGAAACAAGGATCTGAGGAAGATGTCGGACCACTTGGAGAAGTTCAATTGGATGTTGAGGAAGAAGATATTGGGGATGCTGCGCAGCCAAAGATGAGAGTGCGAAGAGGGTATAGTCAAGGAGGTGGCCAGAAGAAGAGCAAGTATGGAGGTGGTCAGAGTGGTG GAAACAAGTAcggtggtggtggcggtggcAGCAAATATGGTGGAGGACAACAACAGCAACCACAGCAACAACAAGGAGGATATGGtcaacagcaacaacagcaGCCGAGCAAGTATGGTGGAGGTGGACAAGAGCAGCAGCAGGGAGGAGGAAGCAGTGGAGGAAACTATTAG
- the ivph-3 gene encoding Inappropriate Vulval cell Proliferation Homolog (Product from WormBase gene class ivph;~Confirmed by transcript evidence), whose product MALSKKIKSAINNLSKRKKRKALHESSAADSEDTSAPDFDRGMSSTSHHKELGRCPLENFEPSTPQAVFELDESSNCQESIDNPMKRQKLMAFCEQISSPQAPSTKMGNKRSNIRNLVLAHAARKALRLNSQTDASTTADEPSTSGTTGIVEKKETMNERKAPIFVETVKMEEEKFQDDSAEDEPPPNLAPAPPIPRFAAVPVFPRSRIPSTYPYRRVEPFEHTSEHGYSSVERYNEEVATRFLLGNGLPLTSIEDHDLRTFLTTLNPSRSLPEPSNMTTKAYGEYRPSLSYQKSIGPLNVTIEAIRKNDEIFLSISVHYYDSLGERHNTVHFEKIILADYEGKVVADRLRRVIDANKSMNFGISNILSPNLRMLTLVAENMPFKNRFICFFSYLSNIAREVIQIPEFLSSLKLLREYVGALRKHPEVYTKFRKMLIESKITTDIPALDVESDWLSTLQFLSTCGLLNETFSNLHENWCMPKYLDAVQENSMAFLLDFLLVLCNVATQICSEDSSVSQVLYSMSIVNNAIENCGIVEAREKMRSTFSKYYSSISNGKIGDFYSISALLDPRYGYSPMIFSEEDWENVEGKLLKEMSTTHQKNLIVRKELQRYRELLVNRPLFDESNTPGMWWNDLQEELQFMYKKWFEYSGLPAVSIDGKRFFAKGGKLAHLFATLDEELHFKAMLLAQSSQDFVGRGSASILIFNQITDGASTFRRLENEDSVKMEVDANVEETEILEDVKLELVEQPAPEIVLQEIKAEEPDDFTA is encoded by the exons atggctttgtcaaagaaaattaaaagtgcCATTAATAACCtttcaaagagaaaaaaacgaaaagctCTTCACGAATCTTCAGCTGCGGATTCAGAAGATACGTCAGCTCCGGATTTCGATCGAGGAATGAGCTCAACATCTCATCACAAAGAACTGGGCAGGTGCCCGCTCGAG aatttcGAGCCATCGACTCCACAAGCCGTTTTTGAGCTGGATGAAAGTTCAAATTGTCAAGAATCGATCGATAATCCAATGAAACGACAAAAGTTGATg gcattttgtGAGCAGATTTCTTCTCCGCAAGCACCAAGCACGAAG ATGGGCAACAAAAGGTCGAATATAAGGAATCTGGTCTTAGCACATGCTGCCCGTAAAGCGCTACGCTTAAATTCGCAAACCGACGCTTCAACAACTGCCGATGAACCTTCTACTAGTGGAACCACCGGAATAGTCGAGAAAAAG gaaaccaTGAATGAACGAAAAGCgccaatttttgtggaaactgtcaaaatggaagaagaaaaatttcaagacgATTCGgcagag GATGAACCACCTCCGAACCTTGCCCCAGCTCCTCCGATTCCACGTTTTGCAGCGGTTCCCGTGTTTCCTCGTTCTAGAATTCCAAGTACATATCCATATCGAAGAGTTGAGCC attcgaGCATACTTCAGAACACGGATATTCATCAGTTGAACGATATAATGAAGAAGTTGCAACTCGATTTCTACTTGGAAATGGACTTCCACTAACTTCAATTGAAGATCATGATTTGAGAACATTTCTGACAACTTTAAATCCAAGTAGATCACTTCCAGAGCCAAGTAATATGACTACAAAAGCATATGGAGAATATAGA cCGTCACTGtcatatcaaaaatcaattggaCCACTAAATGTGACTATTGAGGCGATTCGGAAAAACGATGAAATTTTCCTTTCTATTTCCGTTCATTATTACGATTCACTTGGAGAACGGCATAATACTGTTCATTTTGAGAAGATTATTCTGGCAGA ttatgAAGGAAAAGTGGTGGCAGATCGATTGCGACGGGTTATTGATGCGAATAAATCgatgaattttggaatttcgaatATTCTTTCTCCAAATCTTCGAATGTTGACTTTAGTAGCTGAAAATATGCCTTTTAAGAATAG ATTCATCTGCTTCTTCTCATATCTCAGCAACATTGCCCGTGAAGTCATTCAAATTCCAGAATTCTTGAGCTCTCTGAAATTGCTCAGAGAATACGTTGGAGCTCTTCGCAAGCATCCAGAAGTTTACACAAAGTTCAGAAA aatgctAATAGAATCAAAAATCACCACGGATATTCCTGCTCTTGACGTTGAATCCGATTGGCTTTCAACTCTTCAATTCCTCTCAACATGTGGTCTTTTAAATGAGACTTTTTCAAATCTACACGAAAATTGGTGTATGCCAAAGTATTTGGATGCTGTTCAAGAGAATTCGATGGCTTTTCTCTTAGATTTCTTGTTGGTGCTCTGCAACGTGGCAACTCAAATCTGCTCGGAGGATAGTTCAGTGTCACAAGTGCTATATTCAATGTCAATTGTGAATAATGCAATTGAAAACTGTGGAATTGTGGAGGCGAGAGAGAAAATGCGATCTACGTTCAGCAAATATTATTCATCGATTTCaaacggaaaaattggagatttttattcaatttctgcACTTTTAGATCCCAGATATGGCTATTCACCAATGATTTTCTCAGAAGAAGATTGGGAAAATGTTGAAGGAAAGCTATTAAAAGAGATGAGTACAACACATCAAAAGAATCTTATTGTTCGAAAAGAATTACAACGATACAGAGAACTTTTAGTTAATCGGCCATTATTTGATGAATCAAATACTCCAGGAATGTGGTGGAATGATTTACAAGAAGAATTACAATTTATGTATAAAAAATGGTTTGAATATTCCGGACTTCCAGCTGTATCGATTGatggaaaacgattttttgcaaaagggGGAAAACTGGCTCATTTGTTTGCTACACTTGATGAGGAATTGCATTTTAAGGCAATGCTTTTGGCACAGAGTTCTCAGGATTTTGT TGGACGCGGAAGTGCAAGTATTctgattttcaatcaaataacCGACGGAGCAAGTACATTCAGACGGCTTGAAAATGAAGATTCAGTTAAAATGGAAGTTGACGCCAATGTTGAAGAGACGGAAATACTGGAGGATGTTAAACTAGA aCTCGTCGAGCAACCGGCTCCTGAAATCGTACTCCAAGAGATAAAAGCAGAGGAACCCGACGATTTCACGGCATAA
- the Y67D8C.22 gene encoding G_PROTEIN_RECEP_F1_2 domain-containing protein (Confirmed by transcript evidence): MLLEEHHDIGFTTFNQASLSYAFYMSLCGLVALYIPPLTLVVFTEKLTIRERSKTPNNFDPTVMLY; the protein is encoded by the coding sequence atgCTCCTGGAGGAACACCACGACATTGGCTTCACAACTTTCAATCAAGCCAGCCTCTCATACGCATTTTATATGTCACTTTGTGGTCTTGTTGCCCTATACATTCCACCATTGACTCTGGTggtttttacagaaaaattgactATTCGTGAGCGCTCGAAGACTCCCAATAATTTCGATCCAACGGTTATGTTGtattaa
- the cpg-9 gene encoding Chondroitin proteoglycan 9 (Confirmed by transcript evidence), translated as MHLWQLVLLVILFFGAAFGADLEGSGSGDVSTDAKEAILNAQTLLDAVSSDGSGADVEASGEDVQTFFF; from the exons ATGCATCTCTGGCAACTTGTTCTGCTGGTTATTTTGTTCTTTGGAGCAGCATTTGGAGCTGATTTG GAAGGATCCGGCTCAGGAGATGTTTCAACTGATGCTAAGGAAGCCATTTTAAATGCTCAGACCCTTTTGGATGCAGTCTCATCAGATGGAAGCGGCGCCGATGTTGAAGCATCCGGGGAAGACGTCCAGACTttcttcttctaa